One Candidatus Binatia bacterium DNA window includes the following coding sequences:
- a CDS encoding MATE family efflux transporter, translating into MDEAVLVGERPRTPGGAAGELLELSVWRGLLRLSGPTTAVMGVAALSNILHTYFVSVLGPEAIAAVSLVFPVTLILTTLMAGGIGSGISSAVARALGAADEEMAREVAAHAFSLTLGVGSLASGLLFLGARPVFAAMGGKGQVLDLAVAFARVLYAGLLVTFFVSTCDSILRGAGNVRVPAVASTVSLVLQILLVPVFMFPLGFGIVGAALGTLVGQALGGFLRLPYLFGRSPVIRSGIRPRRFRWYPVQDILRVGIPSSVGTLAVYVGLIVLTAIVARMGDAHLAAFGLGSRLDFLVLTVSYGTGVAVLTLVGFAAGARRHDRIEAYTRGGALLLGLAWGALALLVVVRPELWLRMFTDDAEVLRVGELYLRTIAPTYPFGAAAMVFSFAFQGTGRAVPPLVVIVLRVVSVTAAAALATASFGASARTVFAIMALGNVASCLGVGLLFVRQSRRRGFSGESPRPFAKAKTG; encoded by the coding sequence GTGGACGAGGCCGTTCTCGTCGGCGAGCGGCCGCGCACGCCGGGCGGCGCCGCGGGGGAGCTGCTCGAGCTTTCGGTCTGGCGTGGTCTTCTGCGCCTGAGCGGCCCGACCACGGCCGTCATGGGCGTGGCCGCCCTCTCGAACATTCTGCACACCTATTTCGTGAGCGTCCTGGGTCCCGAAGCCATCGCCGCGGTCTCCCTGGTCTTCCCGGTCACGCTGATTCTCACGACGCTCATGGCGGGCGGCATCGGTTCGGGGATCTCGTCGGCCGTGGCTCGGGCTCTCGGTGCCGCGGACGAAGAGATGGCCCGGGAAGTCGCGGCTCACGCCTTTTCCCTCACGCTCGGCGTGGGAAGTCTCGCATCGGGCCTTCTCTTCCTGGGAGCTCGCCCCGTCTTCGCCGCCATGGGCGGAAAGGGGCAGGTTCTGGATTTGGCCGTGGCGTTCGCGCGCGTTCTTTACGCGGGTCTTCTCGTCACGTTCTTCGTCTCGACCTGCGACAGCATCCTGCGCGGGGCGGGGAACGTGCGTGTTCCTGCCGTCGCCTCGACCGTGTCGCTCGTCCTGCAGATCCTGCTCGTGCCTGTTTTCATGTTCCCGCTCGGCTTCGGTATCGTCGGCGCCGCCCTGGGAACGCTCGTCGGCCAGGCTCTCGGGGGGTTTTTGCGCCTTCCTTACCTCTTCGGCCGCTCGCCCGTGATCCGCAGCGGGATCCGTCCACGAAGATTTCGCTGGTACCCCGTCCAGGACATCCTGCGGGTAGGAATCCCCTCTTCGGTAGGGACGCTCGCCGTCTACGTGGGTCTCATCGTGCTCACCGCGATCGTGGCGCGCATGGGAGATGCCCACCTGGCTGCCTTCGGCCTCGGTAGCCGGCTCGACTTCCTGGTGCTGACGGTTTCCTACGGGACCGGGGTGGCGGTGCTCACGCTGGTGGGTTTCGCCGCGGGCGCGAGGCGGCACGACCGGATCGAGGCTTACACGCGCGGCGGCGCTCTCCTGCTCGGGCTCGCCTGGGGTGCCCTCGCGTTGCTGGTCGTCGTCCGCCCGGAACTCTGGCTCCGGATGTTCACGGACGACGCCGAGGTTTTGCGCGTGGGAGAGCTCTATCTCCGCACCATCGCTCCGACCTACCCGTTCGGTGCCGCGGCCATGGTTTTTTCCTTTGCCTTCCAGGGGACCGGAAGAGCCGTTCCTCCGCTCGTCGTGATCGTGCTGCGCGTCGTCTCGGTGACCGCTGCCGCCGCACTCGCGACGGCGAGTTTCGGCGCGAGCGCGAGAACGGTGTTTGCCATCATGGCGCTGGGGAACGTGGCTTCTTGCCTCGGCGTGGGTCTCCTTTTCGTCCGGCAATCGAGGCGTCGCGGCTTTTCCGGGGAGAGCCCTCGGCCCTTTGCGAAAGCAAAAACGGGTTGA